One Vicia villosa cultivar HV-30 ecotype Madison, WI linkage group LG5, Vvil1.0, whole genome shotgun sequence genomic window, ttttaattatATCAATATTAATCAGGGTTATATTTGTGAATTGAtagctaattaattaattaattatttaagtaatttttaaGTATTTAAATTAATCTTATCtcaattatttgaaaataaaatttaatttaatgaattaattaaatcatggtaaagatcatcagaaaaattcaaaagaggcaaaaaaaactttaataaaaattaCTTCTTAATAACACATATTAATCACAcgtaaataaaattaattgttaATAACACGTAGAAATCTAAAATAGCCTTCAAACttgcaaaaagatttaaaaagccGTCTGCATTAATTTGTATAGGTTGCACCACTATTAACAGGTCATTGAAATACAAAGATTTTGTTTTTGGAAACGTAGGATAGTtggtaaagaaataaataaaagatagtgTAATGATTATAAAATTTcttaataacataaataaaaaggtAGTGCATttttttgccttataaaaataATGCATTTTAGAACCATTGGTATTGACAGAAAAATATAATAACCTCATATCAATAACTTGtagaatgcaaaaaaaaaaaatcttttggaTAATAATTAGGATTGAAAAACCAAAAAAACTAACCGGCTAAAGTAAAAAAATTCATTGGTGTAAAATGCAAAGATTTTGTTTTTGGAAATGTAAAATAGTtggtaaagaaataaataaaagatagtgTAATGATTATAAGATTTCATAGGTTTTAATGACATAAATAAAAAGGTAGCGCATTTATTACACATTTATAATTTAGAAAATTCAatgtaattaatttaaaaatacaataaaaaaattacattgcAGTGCATTTTATTAAAgaaatttttaatcatttttaatacaAAACAAAACATCACTGTTGTGTATTTTCAAAATTGttaatcatttttaatataaatcatcACTGTTGTGTATATTCTGGTTTCTTGCCTCTGACAACATCACTATTGTGATTACATAATAACTTTGTAATATAATTTGTAAAACTTAAGATAATTATAAAATACCAAGAAAAAATAAGAGTGTGACATATCACCCGTAATAAATGTTAAACCAatgatattaatttattttgtcaaAAGTCCTTTTTACCCCTAGAATAAGAAAAGTTTTAGTTGTTTAATAAGAAGGTTTATCATGTAAATTAAAGGTGAGTTacctttaatatattataatagatagaTATAATAATAGATATGCTATAGTAATTCAGAAGTGATTAAACATGTGATCTCTAATATTGTtctatttaagtaaatattttgtcggcccgtcagaaaaattaatttaatttacccGTACGTTACGATCACGCATTGATAGATACAATTATtaaccgtttataaaaataattgtataacAATTGAATTTTTTCCGtccataaaaatatttataaactaTTCTCGTTCATAATTGTAAcatattcccgtttataaaaatatttgttttaataatataatatctgaatatttcaaatatgtatttttagtttattataaaatgattttttaaggCTAAATTatcaaatcaaaataatattatttaatatttaatataatttaaatttattattaaaaatgataCAAAGTTATTACAATTTATCACAAATCTAAAATTACAGAAAATAAAATGCATTAATAGTACCTTTATTAAAACTCATGTTATAACGATTAAAATAGAAAtcgaataagaagaagaaaattatttaTCGTtgctattttttatctttttttatttatcacaTTATTAAATGAAAATATTGTAGCAAACacttttccgtttataaaaataaaacaattgttcTCTTCTATAAAAATTGTTAATCAACAATAaactctatttaaaaaaaaattgacattgaTAATTATTGTCTATTTAATTGTATAACTTAAAGTTGATTTCAAATTATTTTCTCATAATAATGTTAATGTCACAGTTTTCAAATTGTTGTGTATTTATTGAATAGTTATTATTGGTAAAATTTAACTTGAAATTTATTTCCTGTTAACGTTTATTATAACTTTTAAAATAGGATAAGCTGCTACCGAAAATAAAATAtacagaaaatgaaaaagaaacccATAATATCACAAAGAACCATAAAATAAAGATTCAACCTTTGAATCAATCAACACCACACTACAGCATTTTTGACTTTAGGCAACGGAACAATAGGCAACGGCTAGAAAACCGTAGCGTAAAATATAATAGACTACACTTTTATAGGCGTTGAAGAGTTTCCATACAACAGCTGGAAAACCGTCCCTTGTTTACTTTACGCTACGGTTCTGGAAACGCGGGTACAATGTAACCGTAGTCTATTAGTCATAAACGACGGTCTAGAGATGCTCGACACCTTTACTATTTACGACAGTCTAGAGATCGTTGATACGAACAGTAAGTATAGTGACATAATTAattagtcatctacccgtgcattTATACGGATCGCACAATatctttataaataataaataaatatagtatagtgatggttaagaaagtatataaaagatatataaattaagtaatcTCGACCCGTAAAAAATGTATAGTttagttcaaaaataaataaaataattaaataatcatcTACCCGTGTGTTCGTACGGGTCGCACAAACTAAAATATTTTGTCGCCTCGTTAGAACATATGATCTATAATAtctgttcaatttaagtaaatattttgtcggcccgttagAAAAAAGGTTCGGCCCTTCGGGCATgccttaaattttaaaatttttctgaaataatattaataatagtaataaaaaatagatattaaCCTTGGGGCTtgtgatttaatatttttttaatagtaatttaTTGGATAATTATtgtctatttaaatttaaaacttaAAACAATCGTGAAAATAATGAAGATCTTTTATAAAatgattagaaaataaaacatattataatttataataacgaattagatttaaaaaaagaagaagacaattattcaaactaaaattaaattttgagatatttaaGAATATTACAATTCATATTTaactatattaattaataattaattagaataaaatagtTGTCCTGTCATTTTATTCATGGAGTAGATTCTTCCACCTCCATAATTCCAAAGGTGTGACTATTAGGAATAAACAAAGTGACTTTTACAAACTCAATtaccaaaattcttcaaaaggaTTATGAATTAGAGTTTGAAGGCAACAAACAACCATGACTGAACAAACAAAGATCTGtgtcataattgtctcatgttaaatataattttataagtatTTTCGTCCCGtcgaaaaatatatttaacaaaatgaatatattaaacaaaataaatatatacagATTAAGTAGTGTAGTTATGTCGAATATGTATGTTATAGTAGAAAAAAAGTCTTAAATTAGAATAAATCATTcatacaaaggaaaaataaacccTTAACAAAAAATCGGATATTATAAATTTAGTTTCATCGTTTACTTtaacatttaatttcattttcaattataaattcAACATATTAAATGACAATGATTAGTAATCCGTATTAGTTATTTTCAAATATAAATggtacaaaataataataaaatcctatcataaattgaaaatatttataaaaaataattaaaatataataatcccGTAATGACTGATTTAACCTTAAAATAATAGTATTCAAGTGATTAGTTAGGGATTAAAATGTAATAAATAGAGGCATTAAGATTCTTATTATAGTAGTAGATAACAaatatttgtaataatttttgtatgaatgattccatttaataaataaaaaataagataagTTTTTTATTGTCGTCCAATTAAGATTTTCCCTTTTTATAAAtatctatttaattttataaataaacaaaaataaattaattattgaagATTTTCCCTTTTTTATAAATATCTATTCAATTAAGATTTTCCCTTTTTTATTGTCACTTTAtctttgtaaaaattaaattttttgaagTATTCCAAAATATATAGAATTGAAAGATATATTAGATTAATTAATGAATGACAcattacaaaataatatataaaatataatatttttatttttagtaaatatattaaggATATGAATGTAATTAAATAGGCTATTAATTTTCTTCTATAGATAGTAGATTTATATACGTTTAATTTgcttgttttaaaaattattattattaaatttataatagacCAGTGAATTCGTACCTATCGGgtaatatgaaaaataatattaatatataaaaatatatttaaaaaggatatgaaagaaacaaaatattattaaatataatttaagaacagtaaaaaaaatgaagaattatttaaataaaaatgtggTATTATTTTACTTAGCGATCAATATACTTTTAGGGACAATAATTATAATGTGGATTTATTTGAATTGACCATCATTATATTTGGACAACTTGAATAATTGGTAGTAAAGTaatttgaataataaaataacttcattatttaaatataattattataaccatgtataataattaaatacaatTTCAATTATAATAAAATGTTAATAGTCTTTCAAAGTGTTGAAATTACATTTAAGGTAATAATTTTGGCCCATTATCTGTCTAATTTACTTTTATGGGGATAGAGTGGAGATTGTAGATGGAGAAAAATGATTCAATTACTTTGAAAGATCAGGATAGAGTGGAAACGTGATACGTGAATCATTCTATATAATAATTTACAAAATTTATGACAAAAATAAACTTTTAGGCAGAAGAACTTTTATAATTACTCAGCAGCTAAATATAGTAAGAAGCACAACAACAAACTAAGTAGTCATTCTACAATCTCAGATTACTGGTGCAGATAAATAAcattaataaaaagataaaacaaaatgaatagtaGAAATTCTAGATGTACTCAAGATAAACACCACAAAATTGAGTCTGGTTTCTGCATAAATAAGAGATTTGTCTAAACAACAAATTAAAGataacaaaataccaaaaataacaGACAATCcaaaaaatcattcagaaaacAAACTAACACCCTCTCTTCAAATCGTTAACCACATCATAAGGAATTGGAGTAACTGTTTCCAAAGTAGGTCCTTCAACCTTAAAACCAGGCTTAGGTCCCTCCGGCTTGCGCTAATAACCTCACCCTTTGACTTCGCCTCTGCATTCGGTTTATCATTTTGAATCTTCCTCAAACGAAACTCCTCAATGCACCTAGATGACATCACAATGCTCAACACGAACATGAATCCTCTTCCTCAGAATCTTGTTCCTAACCTAAAAAACCACACAACACCATTTCACGAACCAGATTCCATAAACTATTACAAAAACAACATCAAAAGTATAGATAGATAAAATTTCTTATAAATATTAGAGAAAGAAGGAACAAAGCAGAAGAAATAAGAAAGGAATATGAAAAAAGTGCATAGTTCCAAAATCACCACCACTTATCTGAAACTGAGATACCTATTTCCAAACCACCAAAAATTTCAATTTTGACACCAAAACAAATACTTAATAACAAATTCCCAAACTTTATAAAAACcattttcttaaaatatataaaataaaaacatttaataaaatttTCCCTTTCATTATCCAGAATCTTcacaaaaccctaaattagacTAAAAAGTTCATTTACAGTTTACAAAGATGTGAATACTACATAACATcagggtttgaaaaaaaattccTCAATTAAATCCATAGCATACAAAAATAGGGTTTGTTTGTGGACATATGATTCATCAATTAAAAAaggtaaaaactttgaagatgaAAAAAACGAAGAGTAATTGAAAAAACCATAtttgaatgaaaaatatgaagTAGATCCTAATATCACAAAGAAAAATGTCATAGAAGCATTAAAAACCCTAATATCACAAAGAAccctaaaataaaaattgaacctTTGAATCAATCACCACCATATCAAGGTGCTCGACACCTTTGCTATTAACGACGCTCCAAAGGTCATTGTTGCTGCAAATTTTTTTTCCTACGGTTTAGGGATGAAGATGGAAGATGAAATGGTCTGGAGATGATAGAATTAATATAGACGATGAATAAGAAACCCAAGGGGCGACAGCTAGCACGATTCATTGGTAgctgaaaaaaaattgattaggGGATATGGAAAGAAGGAATAATGCGCATGGGATATCTGAAAAATCGTTGGGTATTGGAAAAGATGGATACTTGATGTCATGTACCTATGAGAAGAGTGTATTAGCATTTATAATAACGTATGGGATTTAAATGTAAATAAGTGAGGTATTAGAATGTAGTtgataacataaataattaattaaaatgtaattaaccCGTAATGACTGTTTTAACCTTAAAATATCATTAATCTATGGATTATCATGGGATTAAAATGTAAATAATAGAGGCTTTAGTTTTCTTAGTATAGTATTGAAGGCTAAGTTTCAGGCTTCAAAAAAGTCTTTTAAACGTATTAGATgagtttattaaataaaaataaataaatttttaattatcattatgttatattttgtaCTTTCAATTAAAATATATAGATAAAACTTGATTAACTTAAAGAATCTAATATTATTTTCatcttttaaacaaataattccacagaacttatgctaataggtaagttaaaataaatcattgcaaacaaatttttagtctctcgatcttttagttagttaatctatttaaatattattttatttgtttatttacatatgtctaaaacaaataattttttatgtagGCTAACTAGGTCTTCGAAAAAGCCAAactcaaatttaaaaataagtttaCAATAAATTATAAGGCAGACTttgactttaatttttttttacgcgTCAGACTTAAACTGACAAAACTTAGCTCGGCCGAACCTATTTTCACCCCATAAAATTCTATTACTACTAAACTCAATTTGTTTCCATCTCCATCCATTAGATCCgatatttttagaaatttttattaattaattaaaataattaattcataGCATGGGGTTCACACTAACTAGCATGCATGGATAGGGCTCATGTAATTGTGAGAAGTAAATAACATCTTGTCGTTTTCTACTCAAAACAATTATCACTTTTTTCACATCTTGCTCATAATATTTTCTACAATTTTCATTCTTGTTTTACCTTTTAAATATTACTTTTTCCATAATTTTTCACTTCCCTCgcgttttcttttgtttttttctcttttgtatTAGGCTTTCATATTATTctggaaaatttctttacccacctccctatgggtggtcacctcctgcgaaaaaccaaaactacccctgctttggaagttcatttccgaaagcgtgtttttttaaaaaaattgacttacttcggaagttcatttccgaaacaattatttcggaagttcacttccgaaatactgcgatttctgcagatttatcaaaacactccccctcccccaatcatttaccctaaatcaaaacaaaaagtggcagaggcgaaaatttgtgcaaacagaattccaaaactgcatcaaggctccaatcacactgcaaaacaacattcaaaagccctcaatcctaacactttgtaagttttgaaatttttagatctattattcaaatgcatgttatttagggttttaattgcataaatgatatatatggctaggttgttagtagtatttaggttgtttagaagcattttgatttggtttgaaggttgatttaggggtctgccatggaagttgcaggaaattgcatcgcaggggtgtttcggaagttcatttccgaaaacacctccatcccagttttcggaaatgaacttccgaaatatatcagaagttcaaatttttttgttttttattttgcgcatattaatcgatttcaattgtttacaggaacatgtcttctagagagggtgctaagggaagaaaggattcttcaaagaaagaggtgaaagaggtgaaggaggtgaaggagaagaagaaggtttcgaccggctctacttctcgttcccaggggggccggggcccggatgctcaagctcagtcttcaggcgtgagagtcgtgatcaacgctgatggttctgagactgagtgggatgaggattggtataattatcttcattcggaggagttcgctcgtcgggaagaataacgtgttttttttgtttgatgtgtattttgtaacgcttgtcgggcagaataacatgtttttgttttgttttgttctgatttcggattgtatcgcacagtgtatttgtattggatttatcatgttagtttttggaagtggtaaccggggtcggaacatatgacggatgaggtggatgtctggaggaagtagaactggagatacgtccaccacgagacaaagtagccaatcaatgtaagctatagtttatgattatcatctggggaggtcatttctaaaaaatcaagattaaaaataataagattttttttccaattttttgtaatgacgtcccctgatgataatgataaattatagcttacattgattggctcctttgtctcgcggtggacgtacctccgggtcttcttcctccggacatccacctcctccgtcatatgtttcggctccggttacacctcctccgtcatttgttactttcagttgtacgtatttttattaaaataataaataaaccttttgaaatttggaagccttttttttctccccaccactctctcatccccacctacccgtgtttaacaatatgtaactttaattttatgtaatattatcgttgtaattttcacccgattaaataaagcgaattgttcattttcttctgtccagacctattttcggaagttcatttccgaattcctccaaggggggttcgctcggagatgaacttccgaaacaccacattttttgaaaagtgactttatttcggagatgcatctccgaaatcaatatttaatattaaaaaaaacacgttttcggaagttcatttccgaaaacaccttttttccaaaaaaaagtaccgtttcggaaatgaacttccgaaacaaggggtattgtggtaaattcaccggaggtggccaagaaggttgggaggtgggtgaagaaattctcttatTCTTTTGTTATTAAAAATTCTGATTCCAAGCATGTGAGAATTTATTATCAACATTACACAAATAGAAAGTATCAACAATATTCATTAACTTGAATTTATTGTTATGATTAACTTGAATTTATTGTTATGATTGATCAAATATATGAATCaaatagtctttttttttttaatcaggagGACCTGAGCCCGAAAACGAAACAAACTACAAAGCTAAAACTCGAGAACCAACATTACTTACGATATCCTTATGGAGCAGAATCGTGTGCAGGCGCGTCTTCAAAAATGTGATATCCATTCTTCAACTCCCTCGCAGATCAGATCTGGCAAGATCATCTGCGACACTATTAGCTTCCCGAAACATATGCTCCAGAATGGCAATGTCGTGCTTCGACATTAACAAACGAATTTGCCTAATTAAAGCCAAGCTACTGTGGTCTTGATTATCCTTCTGCTTCACTGCATCAATCACTCTCATAGCATCCATATTGATGATTATCTTCATATATCCTCTTGTTGAAGTGAGTTTAAGCCTTCCAGCAAACCCCACGCCTCCGCCATGAACGCACTACAAGTTCCTATAAACTTGGAGAAGCCACATATCCAATTGTCACTACTATCGCGAATGACGCCGCCACCGCCAGCCAACTTATTCTTGCCGCATGATCCATCTACATTAATCTTAACAAAATCCAGACGCAGGGGCATCCAACGAATAGTCTCCACAAGCTGCTGCTTATCCACTATGTTCTTCTTCAAAACCATGACTTGATTTTAGGGAAATGCTaagagtttaaaaaaatatattttatttattaagtatttgtatttaatgtaataaaaattaaaaataatttttttttataaaaataaaaaatatatgtttttaaaaatacttatattcaatgtattacaaataaaaataatttatttatttaaataatattttttatatttagaatTCTTAAACAATACCTAGGAATAGCATGACCATTAActgtattataaaaaaaattctcccTTTTACAGTTGGCTCATTCTCTTTATCATTTTTCTCCATATCAATAAATAATAGTTTAATAATTTctataattacaaaaaaaattaataacttaCTTATTTTAGTTAACCGTTTCAATGGCATTGTTGTAAATAGTAAAAGTCTTCCACTCTGTAAATAAATATCTCCCCCTCCTCCTGTTCATTTCTAACAAATTCTCTTCAACCTCACGTAACAGGTTCAAATTTCTTTTCTCCTACGCaatttttattaactttttttttctctttttgaatttttttttccaattttcttaATCATCGTCGAAAATGCAACGTATACAAACGACGCCGTTTTCTTCTTTCACCTGATGTACATTTTGTTACACTAACAGAAAATGGCGGACGGAGAAGCAGCTAACGGTGGAGTACGTCGGAGAGGATGCACGTTTCAGAAGAACGATTTCTTCCCGGAGGAGTCCTTCAAGAGTTGGGGAAACTACGGAAGATCAATGATGGATACACCGTTCCGCTTCAAGGATCGCGTGTTGAAACGATCCTCTGATCATGCAGAAATAGTGGACGTTAAGGCTCGGAGTGGGAACGAGATGAAGAAGACGCTGAACTGGTGGGACTTGATGTGGTTCGGTATCGGCGCTGTCGTTGGTTCCGGAATATTCGTGCTCACCGGACTCGAGGCTAAGGAGAAAGCAGGTCCGGCAGTCGTGTTGTCGTTTGTCATCTCCGGTGTCTCCGCTTTGTTATCGGTGTTTTGTTACACAGAGTTCGCCGTTGAAATTCCGGTTGCAGGTATAAGTTTTTCTCTTACTCTCAGTTTCTCAGTACTAATATTTCTTAAACGTTATGATAATGAttttacatttaatttaatttaatttgcatTTAATTATTTACTACTATCTCTATTATGTGTATCTTTCATATCTGTTATTTCCTTTACTTAGTTCACGATAAGAttcatttaatttctttttttggaatttaCCTATTACAAGATAACAAAAATAGCTAGGTTTCCAAGTTTGAAAAGCTATGCCATGAAAAATTTctgaaaataaaatacttttatgGCTGAATCTTTATGTATCTTTATTTGATGTTGATTTTTGGTCATATTTTATTACAGGACAAATAATATTTTCAGGCTAATTTGTAATTTATCTGTGACCAAACTCTAAATaagtgtaaataaaataaaatagtttaatttatttgtaaaaatttATTTACGCCTAAATTATCTTATCAAATCAATTCAAATGGAgtgttaaatttttatttttacatattcTTTTTGGAAAACTAAATTTATAACATTGATACTAGTTTGTGTTTATatgattttcattttttctttaattcagGTGGTTCATTTGCATACTTAAGAGTAGAGTTGGGAGACTTTGTGGCCTTCATAGCTGCCGGCAACATCCTCCTAGAGTATGTTATCGGCGGTGCCGCCGTTGCTCGATCATGGACCTCATACTTCGCCACCCTCTGCAACCATAATCCTGACGATTTCCGTATAGTAGTTCATAACATGAATCCTGATTATGGTCATCTCGACCCTATTGCTGTTGTAGCTCTTGTAGTTATCACATTCCTTGCAGTTTACAGCACCAAAGGTTCATCCATTTTCAACTACATAGCAACAATCTTCCACATGGTTGTCCTTCTCTTCATAATAGTCGCTGGTCTCAGCAAAGCCAAAATCGAAAACTTCTCTACTTTTACGCCTTTCGGGTTTCATGGAATGGTCAGTGCTTCGGCTGTTCTTTTCTTTGCTTATGTTGGCTTTGATGCAGTTGCAACTATGGCTGAGGAAACCAAGAACCCTGCCAGAGACATTCCTATTGGCCTTGTTGGTTCAATGACGATTACCACTATACTATATTGCTTACTGGCAACAACATTATGTCTTATGCAGAACTATAAAGATATTGATATTGACGCGCCTTTTTCGGTTGCTTTTAGTGCTGTTGGAATGGATTGGGCTAAGTACATTGTTTCAATTGGTGCTTTGAAAGGAATGACAACTGTGTTGTTGGTTAGTTCTGTTGGCCAAGCTCGTTATTTAACACACATTGCGCGTACTCACATGATGCCTCCTTGGTTTGCTTTTGTTGATGACAGAACAGGAACACCT contains:
- the LOC131607834 gene encoding cationic amino acid transporter 1: MADGEAANGGVRRRGCTFQKNDFFPEESFKSWGNYGRSMMDTPFRFKDRVLKRSSDHAEIVDVKARSGNEMKKTLNWWDLMWFGIGAVVGSGIFVLTGLEAKEKAGPAVVLSFVISGVSALLSVFCYTEFAVEIPVAGGSFAYLRVELGDFVAFIAAGNILLEYVIGGAAVARSWTSYFATLCNHNPDDFRIVVHNMNPDYGHLDPIAVVALVVITFLAVYSTKGSSIFNYIATIFHMVVLLFIIVAGLSKAKIENFSTFTPFGFHGMVSASAVLFFAYVGFDAVATMAEETKNPARDIPIGLVGSMTITTILYCLLATTLCLMQNYKDIDIDAPFSVAFSAVGMDWAKYIVSIGALKGMTTVLLVSSVGQARYLTHIARTHMMPPWFAFVDDRTGTPMNASISMLIASSIVAFFTDLGILSNLLSISTLFIFMLVALALLVRRYYSSGVTTKVNQVNLIACLVLILGSSIGISACWATSNGWIGYTIVIPLWFLGTGGLWLFVPMAKKPNVWGVPLVPWLPSLSIAINIFLLGSIDKDSYIRFAIWTGFLLVYYVLLGLHASYDTAKEFEKKWNKVELGVVEKDSSSTAPVSN